GCCTTGATGTAGTGTTCTTGTATTCTTAATCAAACACATTACATATTatggataaaataattacaaactaCTATCTGgcagacaaatatttattacatcaaATAATAGTTCATAAAGTAGGCAATCTCAGCCATAAAATATCATGAATTATTTCACATCAAATACAAACTACATCCATAGAAATATCTCCAATTAGGTACTCATATTATTTAATCCAATTTCATAAAACAGAGACACCTACGTCTCTTGATACATCATGGCGCTAACTTACTAAAAAATCGTGGTCATGTAATCAAAAATGGTACCTCTTTGCTCGACAATGTGTAAGACCCATTTTCACGTGAACTGAAATCATCTCATGCATCTCACTCTAATCATAGTGTTacaccattgacactaagacattaccatcctcaatctaatgattgtctcagtgttatcattggcactaagacattactattctcaatgtaatcattggcactaagacattactattctcaatgtaatcattgacactaagacattaccattatcaatctaatcaataacactaagacattaccattctcactgttatcattgacactaagacattaccattctcactgttattattgacactaagacattaacattctcaatctaatcattaacactaagacattaccattctccatCTAGACAAAATTTACATGGTCACAGTTTAAAAGTGAGTAAAgcaacaaacaacaattaaatttaagaatCTATATTCATTACCCAGCTCAAATACAAACAGATgcttagataataataaataattaataatataaataaaaaaattagtataaaaaatatcaatagtgcaacaacttgcatttttttttttgcatttgcaTAGTAACAGAACTggtatagaaaaatacaaaagacaTAAATGTGGGAGCCACCGCTGGGCCAAAGTAAAAACAcagcatatttttatttttttaagcattgatCACCCCAGCAGCATTAAATCGCTACATGGCAAAATAACAAAGCAAAATTTGAGTaatggtttaataataataatgatgctgAAGATaaaagatgagtgcagtgtttttatAAACCCTATTACaacctactttcctctatggcaAAAAGGTGCCTGAGTTAATCTTTATAGTGCTTACAGGAGCACCCCGTTACGCCATCCTTGAAGATACCATTTGGCATGCAGTCGCCCCCCATGTGGGATAATTTTCCAACCCATCACAGCTGTTGAATAAGTATTTCTTCTATACTACCCACaccagcctccagcagaacatttttttaaggtaGTTCTGCCAGTGTATGAAAGTTTGGTGAGAACTACTgcttggatatatatatatatatatttaattgtgaaacttgaaaaaacttctttttatgaaacaaaactaaatataacttttattacaacataACACTAACCCTAATACTAAcctagatgaaatgaaataaatctagtagcaataatataaaatggtattttaagtattttaaacaaaatctaactcactacaaaaaaccTGTCTGTACAGTTTCAGATCCCTGGGTAATTTGCATTACACTAGaccatttttgtaatttcaccatCCTCACTGCATATCcgccaaccaatcgctaatttCTCAACGTTACCTTggaaacacccacacacacacactccataacactgctatacacatttttatgaacatacaaaacataaacattgtataattatgtctttatataacttttgttttataattattttatctaaGTAATTGACTAAGTAATTGTAATCATCGtcctaaatataattttgagatCGTTTTCTAGTCTTAACATTACAAAAGATAACATTCTAAAAGGTTAATAGTTATTGAGCTAACAAACTAAtattagaaaatggtaaaataaaaaaatcacactgaatacaatatatttacagggtgcgtcaaaaaaaatgtatacacactttgaactgtcatagacaatttatttcccgttctacaatgctaaatttcagcacatggaaagcttaatgtctaaTTAAAGTCAAAGTCATCAAGATAAGGCAGAGGAAATggttgggagggagggggtctgtcaatgaacgttgaatggtgtaatattgagttcttacttcctgaagtactctagacacgtgacaagacaaacactatacgactgactcaagtccgttcagcagacaacatgaagtttattttactataataataataatatactgcactccttgttagtgctacaagtcaagaaataataatcctatccgcataacagcggtatcaaaagtatccaatacgttaacaacaaatcatgtccgcatctcagcgggcaacactgtgtagaaatatagattaactaatacatgtctcaaaagaccactggcaacaactgcccacaagttactttctaactgaaattactacagacttttctaagtcgctactgtccatcccggactaaaatatacttgaccactcggtccaaagaataacacttgacttctaacttgacttcacttgtctgctttacttgactgactgactgacttcaaagtcaactttattcattctacttcctgttttctacattagGAATTCCAcatgtcttttaaactattaacatgatgtgaactttagatcatgcaatgtcaactaagactgtgacattacgccctttccctaaaaaaaaaaagattttgtaaaaatcttttgaaatttaagtaataatactattatatGTATAGTCACATCTTTTGAGAGAGAAATAATCCATACAAATGTACAATGTGTGCTATAATCTCGGGCACATGTCTTATCATGCCATCAAAAAATTTGATGAGACTTATATATGGTCTCATTTGACcttacaatatttgaaaaaatatttgtctgtgtAGACAATACTCATAGTTGTCAACATTACTCAAAAGGCAAGTGTTTCtttacacaaaatttcaaagtaaattctcaatttatcaaaagaatgctttcaatattaattttacaaaggaATGAGCAGCCATGAAAAATGCTCGTATACAAATATACTTAGTTTATCCCATCAGGTTAcataatcaaatgaaaaatattgacaatggttacatggtcaaatgaaaagatattgacaatgttctttaaaataaatcaatgcaagtcaaatgtatctataataaatatttatgttgtctcaatggtttatgtacaaaaataatggcaatgttttgacaatgctactaaatcatgaaagtcaagaaaatatattctttaatgATGATTTATGAGGAACATATTTAAATCATCAAAGTCATAAGCATATTAAAGCATCAAGGTCGTTATCATGATATTCATTTGGCTCATATGTCTTACTGTGAGCACAAGTTCTTTTAACATAAGTGTAAGTTACAATCTTCTCTCGAAAAAATGAATCAGCTTTTCACGTTATGTAACATCAAATATGTTACTTCGAGCCATTAATAGTGCTCTAATAGTCTTCATCACTCAAATACAATGTTCTAttcaaaaatcaaatatattactttgagCCATTAATAGTGCTCCAATAGTCTTCATGAATCAAGTacaatgttctttcaaaaatcaagttttaaaaaaaaatgttttacatgtttcggatgttccttcagagttgaagataattacttcctagtccaaacctcccgcaggacgacgggggatgggagcgggcagggtttgaacccgggaccatcgataaatctgaacgacagtcaagcgcgcaaaccgcacgaccaggcagccatccgtataTTAGTATATTACTTCGAGCCATTAATCATGCTTCGATAGTTTTCTCATATCCATacaatattcttctcaaaaTTAGTGTTATCatcacataatataaaatatactgcttgagccatcaataatgctccaaaagttttgtcattaaatacaattttctcCTCAAAAAATatcagtgtctacatcacacatcatcaaatatattacttcacgagccatcaataatgctccaataattttctcatattaaatacaatcttctcaaaaaGTCAGTGTCTACGACACACATCAAATGTAttgcttcacgagccatcaataatgctcaaataattttctcatattaaatacaatcttctcctcaaaaaaTCAGCGATTACatcacacattatatatattacttcatgagccatcaataatgctccaatacttCTCATATTAAGTACAATCTTCTATTCAAAGATTCAGTTTGCATTACAcagtatcaattatttttcaaGCCATCAGTAATGCTCAAATAGATCTcactaattaaatacaatattcttttcaaaaaatcattGTTTGCATTACATATCATCAAGTGTATCGTTTCAAGCCTTGAATTAAGCTCAAATAGTCTTCAAAACTGATatgtgggaaaaaataaattcatcagtGAAGATCAATGTCACAGTCATatctatacaatttacaaaggttatgtacatttgaaaaaatgaaaaatacatttcaataaatagtgtcaCATAATCAGGTTTTAATATGACTGCGTTCTGTTCAAATGGACTCttggaaaaataatttacacatatgcAAAAATTGGGCACATATGACCTTTTGAAGTGTCATGTGTACAAATACAATCAAAGTTATATGTAGAATATGGCATCAACAGATTCAATGAATTACACTTGTACTGGCTAATGAGTCCTTAACGGTGCTAGTGTTATGTAAAATAGTGTGATATTTTTAGTTGTTGACTTATGTGAACAATGTCATTGTTTAGTTATATTActgatatttaatgattttgtgATGGTGTTGTATCCTAttgtataataaacaaaattgtatgtTGTGCTGCCCTATGTCTAGCTTGCTAACTACTAGTGTCATGTGTGTTTCCAGTTCTAATGTTACTGTTTCGTGATGCGTTGTCCAGCCGGTTTGTAAGTAATGGATAGGAATTATTTTCTGGAGTTGAGTTCATGAATGCTACATGTTCGTGTTCGTGAGTGTCGATGGTTGCGGCTGAGTTGTCATAACTGCTAGGGCGTCTATGGATTCTATTGTTGCTGTTACTTTGCCATCTGTTTGAAGTATTTCTGTTGTATCTGTTTCGTTCGTAGCCATCACGTCTGGATTGTCTGTGATAGTTCTGAAAGTTGTTggtattgtattgctgtcttctTTGATAGTTCTGGAATTGTAATTATCGTTGTTGGTGTTGTATTGCCTTCTTCTATCATTAGGGCTGTAACTTTGGGTTGCTCTGCTGTTTCTTCTGTTGTCATATTTATTGTCTCGATATGTGCCACTTTGATACTGGAAAGTGCTTCTGTTGATTGATCTACATTGGCTCTTTATGTGACCCTTTATGCCGCAGTTAAAGCAGGTTTTATTGTTGCTGCTGTATTTGAATTTACTTGAATCAGTGTTAATGGTGGCAGCTATTTGATGGTCTCTTCTGTCGATGGTGTGATTGGGATGGCTGTCTTTGAATAAATTCAGGTTAGTTATGAGTTctgtttcatttttaattttcttctctttcaggAAAGTGAAAATGTTGTCTGTAACATTCAATAGTACACTGTCAATTAAGAACATATCAATGATTTGGTCTGGTCTCATCATATCACAGTTGGAGAGTTCAAGCCACTTTAAGATATTTtgcttaatttcaaaaataattctgTTGTAATCACCGTTCTTTTGCAATCTGATGTCTCGAAAGAGTTTTCTGTAGTGGTCCTCGGATTTGCCAAAGTGTTCGAGGAGTCTGTTTTTCACAGCCTTGTAGTCAGTCTTTTGTTCAGGTGTCAGGGTGGCTATTATGTTCAGCGGTTCACCTGCAAGATTGGCGAGTAGGTGCTTGGCCATATCTCTAGGAGACATGTCATACGTTGAGGCTATGTGCTCAAATTGCACAATGTAGTTTTCAAGAGTTTCGTTTTTCTCATTGAACTTATGGAACTTCGAGACGTATGGTTTGGCTTGCTGTGTCAGTGGTTGTAATATGTTCGGATTCACTTTTGCAGCTTCCAGTTTAGCTAACTCAACTTTTCCctctatttcttttatttctttctgatgCGCTCTTTCTGCCGCTCGTTCATCTCGTTCCGCTACTTCACgttctttcttctttaattcaTCCAATTCTCTTTCGAtaaattctcttttcttttcacccTTCAATTCCATTTCTCTGGCCAACTCCAAGATTTTATCATAGGTAGACATTGTTGATAGGTATGGGTTTAGGCTTCAAGTGTgtataatgtcaataaatattaaataatcttCAACGTGTATAAAGTCAACAAATATATAGGATTCCAATCTGTATGTAGTATTAACTGTGTAGTGAGTGCTTAGttatcaaaatacaaataataatgtctCACTTTGCAtgtatatttgatatttaaataatagatgGCCAATAAATGTGTTGAGTTTGTAATCAATGTGTGCCAAATACAATGTACAAATGAGTCAATAGTAATAAGTGTTGCGTCAAAATGTACCAACAAAATAATCAGAGTACGAGAAATGTGTCAATACAAAATAAGTACAAGAGCTCAAAAAATAAGGCTCTAATTCAAGTGATAGTATATATGTACACAATATTATTActt
This genomic stretch from Biomphalaria glabrata chromosome 4, xgBioGlab47.1, whole genome shotgun sequence harbors:
- the LOC129925825 gene encoding uncharacterized protein LOC129925825; its protein translation is MSTYDKILELAREMELKGEKKREFIERELDELKKKEREVAERDERAAERAHQKEIKEIEGKVELAKLEAAKVNPNILQPLTQQAKPYVSKFHKFNEKNETLENYIVQFEHIASTYDMSPRDMAKHLLANLAGEPLNIIATLTPEQKTDYKAVKNRLLEHFGKSEDHYRKLFRDIRLQKNGDYNRIIFEIKQNILKWLELSNCDMMRPDQIIDMFLIDSVLLNVTDNIFTFLKEKKIKNETELITNLNLFKDSHPNHTIDRRDHQIAATINTDSSKFKYSSNNKTCFNCGIKGHIKSQCRSINRSTFQYQSGTYRDNKYDNRRNSRATQSYSPNDRRRQYNTNNDNYNSRTIKEDSNTIPTTFRTITDNPDVMATNETDTTEILQTDGKVTATIESIDALAVMTTQPQPSTLTNTNM